A segment of the Manihot esculenta cultivar AM560-2 chromosome 13, M.esculenta_v8, whole genome shotgun sequence genome:
aattaaaatattaaaaagcgGATCCtatttttttgtaataaaagaaaatattaatattatgtgAGTAATAAAATACATACGCTGGTCGTATTTTAGAATTTGCGCATAAGAAAATCAATAAGGGAAAAGTAAAATTGCCCAAAAATGATTAATTTATGAAGAGATTAcattatgaaatataataaaagggGATGGCCCGTGAGCGAGTGAAGCTTAACTGCCATTTCTTTTGTAATGAATCTCAACCTCATTCATTACATGACGAAATCGCAACTCCCACAAATGGACAAGCCCCTGGCCGGCTACCTCACATGCAACCAAAAAGCAACAGGAACTAGCCCACCTTTCTGCTTTATATTACCTTCATCtctgtcttttctctctctttcttgctAGGTACCTGAAgatcaagaagaagaagaagaagaagaagagagaaaagggtTTATCAAGAAAATTATTAGCTACCCATGAAAAGGTTTGTTGATGAATGGGTGATGATTCTATTATTGCCTACTGTGAGAAACTGAAAAAAGGCTGATGTTGATGAAAGAGAAGAGTTTCTCTTTTGCTCAATTTGACTTCAACTAAAAGTTTTTGGGATGAGAGTTTACTCTTATTGATCAGTCCTTTTTTGCATTTGAATAAATCCTCACATAAAGCTGAAATGTCTATTTTCTTAGATTCATTTGCAGAATTCTCCCAGAGTCTCTTGGTTCCACAAGTTTTCACCCACAATATTGATTCGTTTCCCAAGGCTAATTAAGGTACCCACTACTGCTAGTCTGGTCTCTTTCTATCTTCCTTGTCTCTTCAGAATTTTTCTGATTCCCATTTTATCTTTCCTTTTTGctcccttctctctctctctctattggACTTATAACCTTTATTTTCTCTCTAGCTAGCTTTCTctgtgtctctctctctctctttttcattCTTTGTACATGATGCAATTCACTGAAACCCCACCACCACCCTTGCACCAAGTCACTGCTCCATTCTCAAACCCCACCATGAACAAGAACCAAACTCAAAGGACTCGTCCATGGCCTGGGTTTCCAACATCAAAGGCCTTAGGCAGCAGCTTTGGTGATGCGAATTGCATGGAGCAGCTTTTGGTCCACTGTGCAAACGCAATTGAAAGTAATGATGCTACTTTAGCTCAACAGATCCTTTGGGTTCTAAACAACATTGCACCTCCAGATGGTGACTCAAATCAGCGATTAACATGCGCTTTCCTTAGAGCTCTCATTGCACGTGCAGCTAAGAGTGGTACTTGCAAACTCCTCGCAGCAATGGCTAATGCTCACTGCACTCTCGCTATAGATACCCATAAATTCTCTGTCATTGAGCTTGCTGGGTTTGTGGACCTAACCCCATGGCATCGCTTCGGTTTCACTGCTGCTAATGCTGCTATATTAGAGGCCATTGAAGGGTATTCTTCTGTTCATATTGTGGATTTAAGCATGACTCATTGCATGCAAGTCCCTACCCTTATCGATGCTATAGCAAATCGTTTCGAGGTAACACCATTGATAAAGCTCACAGTTGCTGGTGCCACTGAAGATATACCTCCTATGCTTGATCTTTCTTATGAAGAGTTGGGGTCCAAGTTGATTAACTTTGCAAGGTCTCGCAATGTAATAATGGAATTTAGAGTCGTTCCATCGAGCTACGCAGATGGATTCTCTTCCTTAATCGAGCAGCTGCGAGTGCAGAACATGGTGTACGCAGAAAGTGGTGAGGCTCTTGTCATAAACTGTCAAATGTTGCTTCATTACATTCCTGAAGAAACCCTTTTTAGTATTAATCCTAGTACGAACTCGTCAAATCCCTTTACTTTCGAATCGTCTTCTTCTTCGTCTTCCATGTCTTCTCTTCGAACCATGTTTCTAAAATCCCTTAGGAGTTTAGACCCAACAGTTGTCGTATTAGTAGATGAAGATGTAGATTTAACATCAAATAATTTGGTGTGTAGATTAAGGTCAGCTTTCAATTATCTATGGATTCCTTATGATACTGTGGACACATTTCTTCCAAGAGGAAGCAAGCAAAGGCAGTGGTATGAAGCTGATATATGTTGGAAGATTGAGAATATTATAGCTCATGAGGGTTTGCAAAGGATTGAGAGATTGGAACCCAAAAGCAGGTGGGTTCAGAGGATGAGAAATGCTAATTTTAGAAGCATTTGTTTCTGCGAAGATGCAGTTTCCGAAGTTAAGACAATGCTTGGTGAACATGCAGCTGGTTGGGGATTaaagaaggaagaagatgaCCACCTTGTACTTACTTGGAAAGGACATAATGTTGTATTTGCTACTGCTTGGATGTCTGCTTAATTAATTCatcctctctttttcttttttaataatttattattaacatcatcttttcttttctttcttttattttttaaatagccTTGATTAGCAACGCAATCTCTTAATTTTCTCTTATAATTTGGCCATGATCATACCAAtatcttttgtttttaaaagtttataatttaattattataatttgagATCAAATTAGAAgttttttttcctaattttctattaattattttaaaaaaaatcaaaatagccttatatatagtattatttaaacaccatgttatattaaaattaatatttatatttctagatttatctaaatttagataaatagTTTAGtatctatattttaaatttttggaaaaaagaacttttaattttacatatttcaGGAATGTATAAACAATTTTGCCCTTAGTTGTAGCTACTAATTCTTTTTGTCCGGctgtatattatttaatatttatatatatctagaaaattttttatattttataaattttataaaaaaccaaatggcatgaaaaattatttcagtttatctatTTCTGTATTTTCTCCCTCAAGTTACAATTGCACAGCCATAGATCACAACAATTCAGACAGCAATAACAACAATATATGCAACAGTCAACTCAATAAACCATAATCAACACAACTTAGAAGATGAGAAGCATCATCGGCCTTAGCAAAGTGGCAGTAGTAGTAGCAGCAGCAGAAAACTGATTCTGCTAGCTCAAGTGGAGGAAGAATTCTcatacaaatataaaaattcaaagaGATAAATTAAGTTATATTAAGAGATGAGTATTTGTTCgcttcgatttaaaattaaaccgaattgaataaattaaaatttaaaattttagtatttataaaaattaaaccgaattgattttgaatagAAATCGAATCTATtagactttttaatatattttttattttttacactttatttttaatattttaaaatttaattgaaatatttcaattttaattatgatctaatctctatattataaaaagtaatatactattatcattacCCAGataagtttgattttttttttcataccaaaatcaaatcaaagtaaaataattaaaatttttaaaattaaaaattaaattaaatcgaatggaattaaaaaatcaaattaaaattttaaattaattaatttttttaatttaaatagaacATTATTCGTTTATAATCATATCTATGGACAAACTTAAGCTCTTTATTGGGTTGTATTTGGAAAGATGATGAGGACGAGGATGATGATTTGAAAAGAAGTATTGATTTTTGGAAGAGCTATAATTGTGGAGGGCAGGTGATGCGGGTGCTATCCAACAGTGGGTGTTGAATTGGATTGATGGGGCTTCAAAGACTTGGAGGAGATATTTTAGCCACGTACAACGGATATTCTCTACTTATCTCTTCTATTTTTGGCCGTTGGCGTGTCGGAATTGATCGTTTGTCTTCACCATCCTGTGATTATAGAGTGCACTCATGCACGGGGACAAAAAGTGCTGAAAATGATAGCACTCTCCCCCTGCTTTGCAtatgctttcttttttttcagattaatatatattttcccTTCTTATTTAAGATAATTCACAACGACAATACACTTATTTAGTATTTATagcaattttatttaattttaatttgtaattcactaaaaaattataatttattttttgatatttaataaaaaattataatttattttttgatatttaataaaaaatatattttactatttatatttttaaatttagtctattaaattttatttatttaataaaataattttttaatttaaagtttatatttttaattaaaattaatttctatatttttataaattgacttctaaatattataattactaattagtctttatatttataaattaatctctcagtttattaaattttaatattttatatgaaaaaaataattaaataaaataaaataattaaatatctctatttttctaattaataaaaaaaattattgaaaaggaaaaaatagaTTAGAAagaactctttaaacttaaatttaaatgtatatTGTACTAAGAttggtaatttaatttttatttattaattattttaaaatattaaatttaataaacatgtgagattaatttcaaaaaaatataaatactcgtttgtaaataattataatatttagagaccAATTTGtaagaatataaaaataattaaattataactaaaaatattattttattataaaataaaattttataacttaatttataaatatttaaaccaaattatatgttatataaaattttagtaattaaaatataatttattataattaaaaattatttttaattaattttcaaatgcCACATTAACATTTATTagcaatataaataaaaaaatctcactttattagtaaattaaattgtaaaattttacTTGAAAAAGACATCAATCATAaggtatttatttataattaaactttttgatatatattttttttctttgttggaataattttagtattaaattaattaaattattatttatatgattaaatcgctttttagtcatgtaatatactttttattttttaattatacatattttaaattaaagattatataattaagaaatgaaGGATGAGATAATATACTGGTGAAGAACTatacataataatttttgtattaataattgtatttggtgttagtaaaattaattttattggtgTTTTagaattttaacatttttttttaattcaatgaaCAAAATATTGTGATAATCTTCCCATGGTCTGTAACCCTCTCGACGGTGTCGTTTCTGGCACTATTTCACCTCTTTGGCCAGCGTCCTATATGTATTATTTGGAGCGAcaagtattcgattcaaatcgaaaaaattgatcgaattgaattaatttaaaattttgattcagtttttcatttatttcgattcagttcggtttaatttttaattttataatttttaattatttcggtttgattcgattttgatttgaaaaaattaaaaaaactgaatcgattagtgataataatatattatttttaataatttagagaaattagatcatattaatattaaaatattttaattaaattttaaaatattaaaaataaaatataaaaaataaaaagtttattaaaaatttaaaccgatcaaattaaactgaatcagaccaattcaatttgatttaatttcttatcaaaatcaattcaacttgatttttataaatatcagaatttcaattttcaatttattcgattcaatttgattttaaactgaATCAACATAATAAAACCGTTACGTATTCCCACACTGTCTTTGGAGGTTAATATGAATTGtcaaaatcttatttttaaataatattataaaattatagaaattatctgtagataatgataatatttaaaaattatttataaaaatataatcacttattaataaataaatatattatttatgattattttttaaaattataaatattcatttataaataattaaaaataaatatattatttataaataattaaaaataaatatattatttataatttttttaaaattataaatatttatttataaataattaaaaattatatttttatcttatttaaaaaCTAATTCAAAGAGAGGAGtttctaaaatatttgaaattaaataatgatgAAGAGAAATGTTATTATAAAtcttgattttattaaaatgcAACTGGTTAGtcgttttattaatatttttattgttaaataaGTTATGATAATCGATAAGAAAAGATTTTATATAAGCGTATTTAATAGAGAATATAAGCGTAGTAtagaaaattttactaattagttatataattttaaaaaatatattaaaatatttttaaaatattaaaaaatttattaattagtaaattttatttaaaattaaataataattaataaaatgactgattagtttatttttttaataaattttatccaaTAAATCTAATGAAATTCATCAATATATACTAATAAAACAACTTGTTTGTTGTATTTTAAAAAACGAACATTTTAATTGCTTCAAAATtatagagaaataaataatgaattttgtaacaaataataaaattaaaattaaattaaataatataaatattcttctttaataagaaaaatgatattaaaattaaattaaataatgagtcAATAAGTTTAGCAAAATTTTAGGTGGAGATttggattttaaattttaaaagtaaaaaataaaatttttagattgaaaaaaaattaagaagtaatgctaaatagtataaaataaataaataaaattatataaactaaataaataatataaatattaaagaagaataaatttttttataaaaaattaaagattttgattttataaaatatgagatattttaattaaataattttaaaatagagataAAAGTACATTTTTTAAcgctataatttttttattcatttatagttttaaaaattattttagattcATAATGAACTGAATGAAGTGAAACTTTTCCCTGGATAATATTTCTTGATGGTGGCTGTATATCCTAATTGATGTCTCTTGATTTTGGaggatttaatttattttgagttTAATTTGTAATccgtttttttttataataaatttaattctctTCAATTTTGATATACCGTAGTTTTTAAATGGTTTGATTTGATGTGTTAtggatttaataatatatatatatatatatataataaaattcagttgcaatttgtaataataaataattagtattaattttattttttcaaatgtttatttttttctgCCATTCTTTTTAAAACATATTCTCTCCATaatttttttgtcttttaataAGATgtgcttattatttttttgcagCTTGTGAAATTGCATTCATACTTTTCTACGTGATTTTATTTTGTTGCCCCACTTGCATGGTTTTTCCGTCTTTTGAATGTTTACCATTATTAGCTTCCTATCTGCATGCTATTGTATTTGTCAGCATACTCACCCTCACAAAATGGTGTTATCTCCTTATGAAATATCATACTCACCCTCACAAAATGATGTTATCTCCTTATGAAATATGATGTGTCGTATTTCACCACGGTTGGTTCCTCCCTTAAGAAGCAAGACTCTAAAAGGAAAGATCtctctaaaaaaagaaaaacatcaaagaaaaaAGTCTTATTAAGGTAAGACCCATAATAGCAGACTACTAAAATCAGGTCGGAATGATAGACCACTAAGGTCAGGTCAAAAGCGCAAGGCCGGAAGGTAGGCCACTAAGGTCAAATCTTTCAAAAGGAAGACCACCAAGGTCATACCTTTCAAAAGGAAATGCCACTAAGGTCTGacatttcaaaagaaaataccACCAAAGTCAGAccttttaaaggaaaaatacTAAGGTTAGATCTTTAAAAAGGAATACCTCAAAGAGGAATGTCTCACTAAGGTAAAACCCAAAATGGCATACCACTAAGGTCAGACGGGAAGGGCAGACCACTAAGGTCAAGTCGAAAGGGCAAAGCCGACAAGTCAGACCACTAAGGTCAGGTCAGGTCAGAAAGGCAAGGCGGGAAGGGTAGACTACCAAGGCAGACCTTCCAAAAGGGAGACCAGTAAGGTCAGACATTTCAAAAGAAAGACCACCAAGGTCCAATCTTCCGAAAGAGCAGACCACCAAGGTCAGACCTTCCAAAGGAAGAACACTAAGGTtagacattttaaaaataagatcaCCAAGGTCAGATCTTCCAAAAGAGTAGACTACCAAAGTCAAACCTTCCAAATGATGAACACTAAGGTCAGACCTTCCAAAAGGAAGGGAACCAAAATCAGACTTTCTAAAAGAGTAGACCACTAAAGTCATACCTTCTAAAGGAAGAACACTAAGGTTAAACCTTTCAAAAGGAAGATAACCAAGTTCAGATATTCTAAAAGAGCATACCATCAAAGTCAGACATTTCAAAAGGAAGACCACGAAGGTCAAATGTTTCAAAAAGAAGACCACAAAGGCCAGACGTTTCAAAAGGAAAAACACAAAGGCCATACGTTTCAAAAGGAAGACCATCAAGGGGCAGGCCACTAAGGTCAAGTCAGAAGGGCAAGATCTATAAGGGCAGATCACTAAGGTCAAGCCGAAAGGGCAAAGCTGGAGGGTAGACCACCAAGGTCATACATTATCTTTCAAAAGGTAGACCACTAAGGTCCGACATTTCAAAAGAGCAGACCAATAAGGTCAGATCTTCCAAATAAAGAACGTCGATGTTAGACCTTTCAAAAGAGCAAAACACCAAGGTCATATCTTCTAAAAGAGCATACCACCATAGTCAGACATTTCAAAAAGAAGACCATCATAGTCAGACATTTCAAAAAGAAGACCACTAAGGTCCGACCTTCCAAAAGAGCAGAAGGTCAGACCTTTCAAAGTCATAACACCAAAGTCAAACCTTCCAAAAGGAAGATCATCAAAGTTAAACCTTCCAAAAGAGCAGATCACCATGGTCAGATCTTCCAAAAGGAAGACCACTAAAGTCAGAACTTCCAAAGAGAGGACCATAAATGTAATACCACTCTCACAACCACACCTCCAAAATAAGAACTCTGAAGGTAGGGTTTCCCATAACCAAAACTCTAAAAGTAAgacctttaaaaataaaataaaaataattttgccTTGCGAATGTTTGTTTTTGCCTTGCCCTTCTCTCAAAGACAtattctctcttcatagctttttttatcttttaactaGCTGTGTTTATTGCTTTCATGTGCAGCTTGTGAAGTAATCCCATACTGCTTTACAAATGAAATATCGATATATAAAAAGATTTTGCTGGGTTCTGTCCAAAATGTTTAGGAGGTTTATAATTCTTTATTAACAAACATGATTGTTGATGCTAATTTTTAAAAGAGTTTTCGACTTTTTTATTATGGGATATCAAGTTATTAgattatgcttttttttttgtgtgcgtcaataaattcttttatttttaaagaaattttattttaatattaaatgtgAACTTctacataatatttttatgtatatatttattataataacttTAAATTCAAGTATATTatagtaaatatatataatatatttattaaaaaaaataaatcttaatatacttaaaaaaaatatcaccaCATCACACACGGGCTTAAGGCTAATTTGAAATAGAGTTGGATGAGAGTTtagagaaattattattttttattaataataatttgtaataaaaatttagatgaattgtttaatttactaataaaataaaattttcaaataaaatatgaagttttaagaataTTTTGCTTCTTTTACAAATTCATTGGTAAAAAAATTAGAACtagttttctaaatttttaaaaaaaaatactaattcatttcattttaaaatatattttacaaaatcaaactctttaatttttttaattcataaaaacataaacggcgttaattatttaattatttatattatttaattattatatacttttaaatattcatatttttaatatttaaaattataaaaaagaatttattatcaaaaataatattatattagataaacatttatttaattttaataaaaatataagaatttaattaataaaaaatataaattcaccTTATTTGActtttgaataaatttattttttaaattattttaataaaaataataaaaatgtttttactcttatttaaaataaaaataatttaattctttttcatcagttttatttatttatttatttttaatttataaaattattaaattattttgctGTAACCCAAACCTCTATATATTAGCGTTAGCGGCATACACTTCAACCATTAACAGTAAAATTTGTCAAAACGCACGTGCAAGTTGACCCAGATGACTTACTAGAAAGAAGCTTCGAAAAAGCCTTGTTTTTTCTTGCTCTCTTGCCCTAATCTCGCCACTCTCATTGTCGAAAAAAGTAGCTACTGATCCACAAATTCCACTCAATAATTCATTGAATCCTCAACCACATTCAATTAGGTACTTCTCCAATTCAACtttccctttttcttcttctttacttcaTTTATATACTTTCTTTTTTTCAGTGTCTGAATTGCCCCACTCATTTTTTTCGCTTTATTTCAATTCTTCTCCTTTTCATTCCAATGGGGGTATTGTGTCGAGCTCGAATTAACATTGAAGGTTTAAGTTTTCTTGGTTGGTTTCTTTGCTAATTTGTTTGTTTATGTGAAATCGAAGTTGGTTGCTGTAGATTTTATCTATTTTGTATTGCTTTAATTTGGTGAATGGATAATTGAATTGTAGGAGTAATGAGCAAAATGAAGTTCAAAATCGTGTTTTTCGATTAATTTTGATATGGGTTTGTTTCTTTCGTTATAGAACTTGGTTATTCTTCTTGTAATAGCTTCTACT
Coding sequences within it:
- the LOC110630459 gene encoding scarecrow-like protein 32; translation: MMQFTETPPPPLHQVTAPFSNPTMNKNQTQRTRPWPGFPTSKALGSSFGDANCMEQLLVHCANAIESNDATLAQQILWVLNNIAPPDGDSNQRLTCAFLRALIARAAKSGTCKLLAAMANAHCTLAIDTHKFSVIELAGFVDLTPWHRFGFTAANAAILEAIEGYSSVHIVDLSMTHCMQVPTLIDAIANRFEVTPLIKLTVAGATEDIPPMLDLSYEELGSKLINFARSRNVIMEFRVVPSSYADGFSSLIEQLRVQNMVYAESGEALVINCQMLLHYIPEETLFSINPSTNSSNPFTFESSSSSSSMSSLRTMFLKSLRSLDPTVVVLVDEDVDLTSNNLVCRLRSAFNYLWIPYDTVDTFLPRGSKQRQWYEADICWKIENIIAHEGLQRIERLEPKSRWVQRMRNANFRSICFCEDAVSEVKTMLGEHAAGWGLKKEEDDHLVLTWKGHNVVFATAWMSA